The genomic segment TTTTTCAGTTATGCTTCCGAGAAGAGTGTATTCAATTCCTGTTCTTCCGTGAGTTCCCATCACGATGAGATCAACTTTTTTCTCATCGGCAAATTTTAAAATTTCATCATCTACAACCCCTTTTCGTATAAAAATTTGAACTTTGCTTTTCGTTTTTAGATTTTCTTTAACAATTTTTTCAAGTTGCTGTTTTGCGTTTTCTTCCATATTTTTCTCAACTCTTTCAAGGGTGAGGTCAAGTCCGTGAATTGCAAGAATTGGTATATTTTCAAGTATGTAGAGGACATAGATTGAAGCACCATATTTTTCAGCAAGTGATTTAGCATATTTGAAAGCGGATATTGAGGCTGGGGATAAGTCAGTGGGGAGGAGGATTTTTTTAATTCGCATATTTACTCCGCTTTTTATTTGAGGATTTTATTGATATCGCTCACGAAAACTTCTTTCGTCCTTGCGCCAACATATTTGTTAACGATTTTACCATCTTTGTCAATAAGATAAGTTGTGGGTATTCCAATGCTTCCCCCAAATGCTTCAAGTAGTTTGGATTCTGGATCATGAACAAGCATGTAATTTATACCAGCGTTTTTCGCAAATTCAACAACCGCTGAAAATGATCTATCAATTGAGACACCAATTATTTCAAAATT from the Candidatus Kryptonium sp. genome contains:
- a CDS encoding universal stress protein — protein: MRIKKILLPTDLSPASISAFKYAKSLAEKYGASIYVLYILENIPILAIHGLDLTLERVEKNMEENAKQQLEKIVKENLKTKSKVQIFIRKGVVDDEILKFADEKKVDLIVMGTHGRTGIEYTLLGSITEKIVRKAKCPVLTIKPEKQK